The DNA window actatgcaaaatatagccccataaatcaaatgatgtctatttataatcactattgcgactcaattgattttacaatgtctaaactgaaactaaaacaatattttatacacaaaagaaattctaacgcgtaagaggatgattctGTGAAACccgaaattgcttcatttatactaaattcacgatatatacacattagtaatagacctttctcgtcaaaaatttttatatGCAGAACAGCTTCCGTTTTCATCGCTGGATCGATTCTGAATAGTGTCACGTTAATTTGGtgtctctaactattgaaaaaatcaaaaattcttcgaactgcccattttactctgtattcccctgtcctattttacctcgattctccatacttttacaccatttggatgaacttcgagtggggaatatgaaataaagttacggcgggtagctTATAACAAAGTTCCAGAAGCCTACCGCTCGCCGGCATCTATTTTAATCTGActattcgccgttttgtttactgggtatgaactccaagagttcattccaatttgtcaaaaacattgttttgacgtatagatgaaccccaaaacagtggtgcagaatataccgatttatcgatatctaaaccgattttcaatttcaaaaccAATAAAGTTACTAAAAATACCGATTTCTTTTTTCTTGCCAATAAATAACGATTTTCATATAATAAGATCAATTAATATTACGTTTGGACCTTTTTTGAAAATGTCTTCGCCACATCGAATCATCCGGAAATTGATTCAGCAATCTGCCAGGTTactatcaaaatttcaaataaagctcaacaaccgattctgaaatcgattgagTTCGGTAGGTTTGATTACATAACATTAGAATGATCTATTATTTAAAACCAATAATTTGCAGGTAACTTTTGGTTGGCATACATGTTCATACCGATAAAtacctatttttttatttagaactataccgatattggatttgttccagtaccagtagaaagtggaagtactccggagcaaacagagagaaaatcgttcctattTTCTCTTcccttttttcttcttccgttAGCAAGCTGGAGTAAACAGCAAGTATTTTCTgcttctgtttgctccggagcaacttctGTGTACTATAGAACAAACTtattatacaaaacaatctgacaacgctgctctaaagtgaaaagtgctcttcaaacatcgatgacatcttttttgttttttttttcctgttttctctACCTATCTGTTATGTTTTTCATCCTGCCAACTAATCCAAAACATCAGCTGTCTCCCGTTTCCCGAGCGTTCGCCGACCAGTTTTGCTttcaaactgaagaaaaaactaCAGTTTAACTTCACCAGTTCACTCATCAGAATGAGAtgcaggaaaatattttcattttaccgTTCAGTTCAGTATTTACAAATGATAATCGCGTATGCCCAAAAGGTATTTGTGCGGATCTGCGAATCcggtttttgtggaataattcaACCAAGAGCTATGATGTAGCAGCGGTGGAGAGTAAGTCCAATCATACGGCTTCATCCCACCCCGGCAGCAGATGAGCGCTGGCGAATGTTCTCAGCCACCTGGAGGAGGAGGTTCAGCGCGGAAGAAATGTTACCAGACATCGCCGATCTGGTGTCTGGActtttttgataatttcatagagattgggTGTGCAGATGGGCGGTTGGTGTTCTGGGAGGGAACGACTGGTAACTTTAAGGTAAATTGTATGGAGTCACTTGTTTTTTATTACAACTATTGACGGACGTTTCATTGCAGGGTATATATGAAGCCGAAAACATCTACAATAATGGGGTAACTAACATAAAGCTCGCCGGTGACAAAGTGATAGTCGCACGGTTGAAAAAACGAATCGATTCTCTGAGACTGGAAACGTACACGCATGGTTGTCAGATCGATTGGGGATTTTTCGTCTGCATATGGGCGAAGTAAGTTCTATGtttcaagcaattttttaagctcacCTAGGGCGCAGAACAGACAGATTTTACTTGTTATTTTAAAATACTGTAtattctaagtcatttaattttcagtCAGCAATAAGTATGTCATCAAGTGCCTTAATTCTTATTCTTTTTTAGCCCACGTACGCACCGGTTCGACAGGAAGCATTAGTTTATTTCAGCAATCCGTCCACAGCGTTGCCAGCTCAACATAACGCATCCGTTGAGGAGCTTCGATGTATTCTGGAGTTTCACCAGTAGGGTTACCGGTGACATGTTTGGAAGTGGCGGGAGGTACAGTCATGACTGGCAGCCAGGGCCACACTGTTAAAGTGTTCCGACTCGATAGCCACCTATTGCAGTTCACCCTAAACGGCCATTGCGGTCCTATGacatgtattttcatagaccAGTGGCAGGCCGAGATGGGCGCATCTGGTCGCAAGGATGGTGTGCTATGTGTGTGGGGCTTGAACTAGAACAGCTCCTACTAGACAATGGTTACGAGTGTTCAGCAGGCCGTTGGTAAGGGAATGGATAATTTTTATAGTGTCGATTGTTGATAACAGGGCCATTTAATGACGCCGCAATTAAATATAGAATGTtataaaatacattttgataatAAACAAGACTTCTATTTACATTGCTTTCAATCAGATAATTTATGTTAGAACTTGCTTTTCCTCTTCTATTTTCCCATTACCGCCTCCAGTGACCGCGTGGATGCTTTCGGTCACGGTAGAATCCTTAATTTTTCCTTTTCGCCTGCTACCATTCCTTGACCTTTCATGCAGCTTTTTGTGTCCCATCAAATGACTACGTTCAACGAATCTTTTTCCACACTATTCACAGTCATGGGGTCGTTCGCCAACATGCCTGCGATTATGCTGGGTCAAATGTGCTCTTCGAAGAAACTCCTGCCCGCAGAGGTCACATTTGTACGGGCGTTCGTTTGAATAGATTTGCATGTGCCGAGTTATgtgagaatattttttaaaccCGCCACCAGACTTCAGATCTGAATTCTCGATCTTTGCTGTGGATAAGTTTGTGCTGCGCAAGTTCTTTAGATTCAAGAAACTGTCTACCACAGATGTCGCAACTGAATATTTGATCCGCAAGATTCATATCGATGTGAACACGCTGGTGACGTTTCAAACTGCTGCTTTCTACGTAGCCTTTGCCACAGATATCACACTTATACGGACGCCCGCCAGTATGCATGCGCATGTGGCGAGTGAGTTCAGCACTAGTTATGAATTCTTTGCCACAAATATCGCACTTGTGCGATCTCTCACCTGCATGGATAAGTCTGTGTCGCGTGAGACTACTGTTTTCGGTAAACTTCCTACTGCAGATATCGCAAATGTAAGCCTGATCTTTATGGGTAAGCCGGTGCTGATCCAATTGCTCAGAAGTGAAAAATTCTCTACCACATATCCGACAACGGTGCCGTCGTTCGCCGGTGTGTATCCGTTTGTGGCGGCTTAGATTTATACCCTTGGTGTATGCTTTACCGCAAATATCACAGGAGTACGGTCGCGTGCCGGCATGTACGCGCTTGTGAACTGCCAGCTGTCTCTTCTTAGGGAATGATTGGTCACACATTCCGCACTCATAGGTTTTATCGATGGTTGTTTGCAGTACGGTGGCATGTGTGACATTGTCACCTGGACTTGTTGACTGTGTTGTCTGTCTAGAAAGAAAATAGGGGAAAGTGCATtcgatattaatattttttaaaaaaatgcattcttATATATTAAAATCTCCGAAAAACGGGTTATGATCTCAAAAAATCTAACTTATTTTTGAAGCATAAGAATTCAATGAAGCGGAATAAGCATATCATAACAACTTACCGTTCACCTATCTCCACCTTACCGTCCtatcacatgtattttcatagaccTGTGACAGGCCGAGATGGGCGCATCTAGTTGCCATTGCCAGGATGTGTGTGGGACACATTTAGGTTCACTAGTCGTATGGGACGACAATACTGGAGATGTAGCTCGGGAAGTCAGGCTTGACTGTTCCAATTCACAACTAAGTCCGAAGATTATGCTACCTGCCAGTGGTTGGGTAATTTGTGACTACGGAAATCAAATGTGAATCGTTCGTAATATCCATTACATGATCAAATGCGCTGATGGGTTAGGCTTTGGATTCGGCTATATTCCATCGTCATTGAAGCTAGATCATAGAACCATGTTAATTTGATAGACTGAAAGTGTTATTAGTAGCATATGCTGGTCCCACACACATCCTGGCAATGGCAACTAGAT is part of the Topomyia yanbarensis strain Yona2022 chromosome 1, ASM3024719v1, whole genome shotgun sequence genome and encodes:
- the LOC131677983 gene encoding uncharacterized protein LOC131677983 encodes the protein MSAGECSQPPGGGGSARKKCYQTSPIWCLDFFDNFIEIGCADGRLVFWEGTTGNFKGIYEAENIYNNGVTNIKLAGDKVIVARLKKRIDSLRLETYTHGCQIDWGFFVCIWANPRTHRFDRKH